A region of Streptomyces sp. TG1A-60 DNA encodes the following proteins:
- a CDS encoding helix-turn-helix domain-containing protein, with protein MPAGSYSVEALTTEELAPRRRADFWTEQIGTYQSRMGFRYAHSDSFRGEAVRQRTDTYQLVKYLSDEIEYTRTPRQVRQDPDEDYRLLLPVRGEVVLRQDGEEARLTPGTGALVTFASPFQCFQGDALDAFILTIPAREVDGRLNSRSPIACGLDLSAGLGRIVGSMLTGLHEEREHLTEPDFNAVADRVVELVCMLTVGDDRPDAPGQLGEVESMVRRYVRDHVADPNLTGTTVARALGWSLRQIQLALQKAGTTPRELIREERLRLVRDRLLCAECEHMTITDLAHSVGFSSASALSTTFRRRYGVSPREMRQNTR; from the coding sequence TTGCCCGCGGGAAGCTACAGCGTCGAGGCGCTGACCACCGAGGAGTTGGCGCCGCGCCGGCGCGCCGACTTCTGGACCGAGCAGATCGGCACGTACCAGTCCCGCATGGGCTTCCGGTACGCCCACTCGGACTCCTTCCGCGGCGAGGCCGTCCGGCAGCGCACCGACACGTACCAGTTGGTGAAGTACCTGTCGGACGAGATCGAGTACACGCGCACACCCCGCCAGGTGCGCCAGGACCCGGACGAGGACTACCGGCTGCTGCTGCCGGTGCGCGGCGAGGTCGTGCTGCGCCAGGACGGCGAGGAGGCCCGGCTGACCCCGGGCACCGGCGCACTGGTCACGTTCGCGTCCCCCTTCCAGTGCTTTCAGGGCGACGCCCTCGACGCGTTCATCCTCACCATCCCGGCCCGTGAGGTGGACGGCCGGCTCAACAGCAGGTCACCGATCGCCTGCGGTCTGGACCTTTCCGCAGGCCTCGGCCGGATCGTCGGCTCGATGCTGACCGGCCTGCACGAGGAGCGGGAGCACCTCACCGAGCCGGATTTCAACGCCGTCGCCGACCGTGTCGTCGAGCTGGTCTGCATGCTCACCGTCGGCGACGACCGCCCCGACGCCCCGGGCCAGTTGGGCGAGGTGGAGTCGATGGTCCGCCGCTATGTCCGCGACCACGTGGCCGATCCGAACCTCACGGGTACGACGGTGGCGCGCGCCCTCGGCTGGTCGCTGCGCCAGATCCAGCTCGCGCTGCAGAAGGCCGGGACCACACCCCGCGAGCTGATCCGTGAGGAGCGGCTGCGCCTGGTCCGGGACCGCTTGTTGTGCGCGGAGTGCGAGCACATGACGATCACGGACCTCGCCCACTCCGTCGGCTTCTCCTCCGCGAGCGCCCTCAGCACCACCTTCCGGCGGCGCTACGGAGTCAGCCCACGGGAGATGCGCCAGAACACCCGTTGA
- a CDS encoding ATP-binding protein: MPEPPPFATTPDHGRPDTTTPPPRARHGKSGTADAADASAGRPRLTRLAVLPAAFMAGISTAVTGTVLRLQEGTADAATWGVLAGGAVLGCGCLAGAVMAARSRAKADAKRAESLRRAITTGNWALDEDLTRLKRGEQLLSRGFAYQAPRTEDPYQKLGYEVTQAQHRAREALVWAASHFQATSDDNSDKVEVFVNLARRLQSLVHRTIRELDDLENQVEDPDLLRRIFGIDHLATRIRRHAENLAVLGGAVSRRQWTNPVTLTEVLRSSIAEVEQYSRVKLVPPIEGTLRGHAVADVIHLLAELVENATMFSHPDTQILLRSRRVTAGIAIEVEDRGLGIPQEDQDRINTLLADPARIDVAKLLADGRIGLFVVSSLARRHGIAVELRGNIYGGVQAILVLPQGLLGDEEGQAPVQARLAAPQPAQVPPPQPAQVPPPQPAQVPAPHRAQGSVPAWEAAPRSAPPVPLPSQAHAGHPAGVPQRPAPAPAPVAARHERAQPVSEVRSEYRPSGYERPTAAPHGSGPSGRPVLPKRRAMEHLAPELRNGPAPRAETTEQDLNFSPGLLAGINRGFGLAGATSDAIPVDDTRWAPPRTQGEEPHHGER; this comes from the coding sequence ATGCCTGAACCCCCACCCTTCGCAACGACCCCGGATCACGGTCGGCCGGACACGACGACTCCCCCTCCTCGCGCCCGGCACGGAAAGTCCGGTACCGCGGATGCCGCGGATGCCTCGGCGGGCCGGCCCCGGCTGACGCGGCTCGCCGTGCTCCCCGCGGCGTTCATGGCCGGAATATCCACCGCCGTCACGGGCACGGTCCTGCGACTGCAGGAAGGTACGGCCGACGCCGCCACCTGGGGTGTGCTGGCCGGCGGCGCGGTCCTCGGCTGCGGCTGCCTGGCCGGGGCCGTGATGGCGGCCAGGTCCCGGGCCAAGGCGGACGCCAAGCGCGCCGAGTCGCTGCGGCGGGCCATCACGACCGGCAACTGGGCGCTCGACGAGGACCTGACCAGGCTCAAGCGGGGCGAGCAGCTGCTCTCACGCGGGTTCGCCTACCAGGCGCCGCGCACCGAAGACCCGTACCAGAAACTGGGGTACGAGGTCACGCAGGCCCAGCACCGGGCCCGCGAGGCGCTCGTCTGGGCGGCGAGTCACTTCCAGGCCACCTCCGACGACAACAGCGACAAGGTCGAGGTCTTCGTCAACCTGGCTCGCCGGCTGCAGTCGCTCGTCCACCGCACCATCCGTGAGCTGGACGATCTGGAGAACCAGGTCGAGGACCCGGACCTGCTCCGGCGCATCTTCGGCATCGACCATCTGGCCACCCGTATCCGGCGGCACGCGGAGAACCTCGCCGTGCTCGGCGGCGCGGTCTCCCGCCGCCAGTGGACCAATCCCGTGACGCTGACCGAGGTGCTGCGGTCCTCGATCGCCGAGGTCGAGCAGTATTCCCGCGTCAAGCTGGTGCCGCCGATCGAGGGCACGCTGCGCGGCCACGCGGTCGCCGACGTCATCCACCTGCTGGCCGAGCTCGTCGAGAACGCCACCATGTTCTCCCACCCGGACACCCAGATCCTGCTGCGCTCCCGGCGGGTGACCGCCGGCATCGCCATCGAGGTCGAGGACCGCGGCCTGGGCATACCGCAGGAGGACCAGGACCGGATCAACACACTGCTCGCCGACCCGGCCCGCATCGACGTCGCCAAGCTGCTCGCGGACGGCCGGATCGGTCTGTTCGTGGTCTCGTCCCTGGCCCGCCGGCACGGCATCGCGGTCGAACTGCGGGGCAACATCTACGGCGGTGTCCAGGCGATCCTGGTGCTGCCGCAGGGGCTGCTGGGCGACGAGGAGGGACAGGCGCCGGTCCAGGCACGGCTGGCCGCGCCCCAGCCGGCGCAGGTGCCCCCGCCCCAGCCCGCACAGGTGCCCCCGCCCCAGCCGGCGCAGGTGCCCGCGCCCCACCGCGCGCAGGGCTCCGTGCCCGCCTGGGAAGCCGCACCACGGTCCGCGCCGCCGGTTCCCCTGCCGTCCCAGGCGCACGCCGGCCATCCGGCGGGCGTACCGCAACGGCCGGCGCCCGCGCCCGCCCCGGTGGCCGCCCGGCACGAGCGGGCGCAGCCGGTCTCGGAGGTCAGGTCCGAGTACCGCCCCTCGGGCTACGAACGTCCCACGGCCGCCCCGCACGGCTCCGGGCCCTCCGGCCGGCCGGTCCTGCCGAAGCGCCGCGCGATGGAGCACCTGGCACCCGAGCTCCGCAACGGGCCCGCCCCCCGTGCCGAGACCACTGAGCAGGACCTGAACTTCAGCCCCGGCCTCCTGGCCGGTATCAATCGAGGCTTCGGTCTCGCCGGCGCGACCTCCGACGCGATCCCCGTCGACGACACGCGCTGGGCCCCGCCCCGAACGCAAGGAGAAGAACCCCACCATGGTGAGCGATAG
- a CDS encoding roadblock/LC7 domain-containing protein, with product MVSDSHPTGQNIDWLLENLKKTVPGTRQVLLLSSDGLSKAHVDLGGDDADRLSAIASGLNSLGRSFGHDRVLGNGGTVRQVIVELHNGILIVASAGHGAVLAVTADASTHTETLGYEMGMLIRAVQPFLATPARRPTTAPSSAGM from the coding sequence ATGGTGAGCGATAGCCACCCCACCGGGCAGAACATCGACTGGCTGCTGGAAAACCTCAAGAAGACCGTCCCCGGCACCCGGCAGGTGCTGCTGCTCTCCTCCGACGGGCTGAGCAAGGCACATGTGGACCTGGGCGGCGACGACGCCGACCGGCTGTCCGCCATCGCCTCCGGGCTCAACTCCCTGGGCCGCTCCTTCGGCCACGACCGGGTGCTGGGCAACGGCGGCACCGTCCGTCAGGTCATCGTGGAACTGCACAACGGCATCCTCATCGTGGCCTCGGCCGGCCATGGCGCCGTGCTGGCGGTCACCGCGGACGCGTCGACGCACACCGAGACGCTCGGCTACGAGATGGGCATGCTGATCCGGGCCGTGCAGCCGTTCCTCGCCACACCGGCCCGCCGCCCGACCACCGCACCGTCCAGCGCGGGGATGTGA
- a CDS encoding DUF742 domain-containing protein, translating to MTDEMFLDEEAGRLVRPFTVSNGRTRPSTPFDLLTLVMATGVQPITDLGPDHDMVLGLCVRPVPVVEVSARMNLPVAVTKVLLSDLVQHEALTARAPRAVEAASAANREVLEAVLDGLRARL from the coding sequence ATGACGGACGAGATGTTCCTGGACGAGGAGGCCGGACGCTTAGTCAGGCCGTTCACCGTCAGCAACGGGCGCACTCGGCCCTCGACGCCGTTCGACCTGCTCACCCTGGTGATGGCCACCGGCGTCCAGCCGATCACCGACCTCGGCCCCGACCACGACATGGTGCTCGGCCTGTGCGTCAGGCCGGTGCCGGTGGTCGAGGTGTCCGCCCGGATGAACCTGCCGGTCGCCGTCACCAAAGTCCTGTTGTCCGACCTAGTGCAGCACGAGGCGCTCACCGCACGGGCGCCCCGTGCCGTCGAGGCGGCCTCCGCCGCCAACCGAGAAGTTCTGGAGGCGGTGCTTGATGGCCTACGCGCACGGCTCTGA
- a CDS encoding ATP/GTP-binding protein, with the protein MAYAHGSDPFPTALKILVAGGFGVGKTTFVGAVSEIAPLSTEEVITTASVRTDSLDGVEEKSTTTVAMDFGRITLDSDHVLYLFGTPGQERFWFMWDELSDGALGAVVLADTRRLDACFPAVDFFEVRGIPFVVGVNEFDGAYQYSTEEVRDAIGLKSNAPIVFCDARHCSSGTGVLVELVQHLLGMTPGVATHQPPVLR; encoded by the coding sequence ATGGCCTACGCGCACGGCTCTGACCCTTTCCCGACCGCCCTGAAGATCCTCGTAGCGGGAGGGTTCGGGGTGGGCAAGACGACCTTCGTGGGGGCGGTCAGCGAGATCGCGCCACTGAGCACCGAGGAAGTCATCACCACGGCCAGTGTCCGTACCGACAGCCTCGACGGGGTGGAGGAGAAGTCCACCACCACCGTGGCCATGGACTTCGGCCGCATCACCCTCGACTCGGACCATGTCCTGTACCTGTTCGGCACACCCGGACAGGAACGGTTCTGGTTCATGTGGGACGAACTGTCCGACGGGGCGCTGGGCGCGGTCGTACTCGCCGACACCCGTCGGCTCGACGCGTGCTTCCCCGCGGTGGACTTCTTCGAGGTGCGCGGAATCCCGTTCGTCGTCGGGGTGAACGAGTTCGACGGGGCGTACCAGTACTCCACCGAAGAGGTCCGCGACGCGATCGGTCTGAAGTCCAACGCGCCGATCGTGTTCTGCGACGCCCGGCACTGCAGCTCCGGTACGGGGGTGCTCGTCGAACTCGTGCAGCATCTGCTCGGCATGACACCCGGTGTGGCGACGCACCAGCCACCCGTGCTCCGCTGA
- a CDS encoding GAF domain-containing protein, which produces MNTPYSSYEPPLDRLLLTPEDPGGPQRAARLAQLGLANTPRAEFDAFARRLALELDAPYAMVNFVDDRRQFFAGLYTPDAGPVNVAQGHASETSMSREMRLDHGFCPHTVKRTTALVLDDVCDYPRFAGNPVVDEIGIRSYMGAPLIDTLAGINLGTICVVDTDSRTWGRQRLEIIKHMAQEMSDQIQVIAGGN; this is translated from the coding sequence ATGAACACCCCCTATTCCTCCTATGAACCACCGCTCGACCGTCTGCTGCTGACCCCCGAGGACCCGGGCGGCCCGCAACGCGCCGCCCGGCTCGCACAGCTCGGGCTCGCGAACACCCCCCGGGCCGAGTTCGACGCGTTCGCGCGGCGGCTGGCGCTGGAGCTCGACGCGCCGTACGCGATGGTCAACTTCGTCGACGACAGGCGTCAGTTCTTCGCCGGGCTCTACACGCCCGACGCGGGGCCCGTGAACGTCGCCCAGGGGCACGCGAGCGAGACCTCGATGAGCCGGGAGATGCGCCTGGACCACGGCTTCTGCCCGCACACCGTCAAGCGGACCACGGCGCTGGTGCTCGACGACGTCTGTGACTACCCGCGGTTCGCGGGCAACCCGGTCGTGGACGAGATCGGCATCCGCTCGTACATGGGCGCGCCGTTGATCGACACGCTGGCGGGGATCAACCTCGGCACGATCTGCGTCGTCGACACCGACTCCCGGACGTGGGGACGTCAACGGCTGGAGATCATCAAGCACATGGCGCAGGAGATGTCCGACCAGATCCAGGTCATCGCCGGCGGCAACTGA
- a CDS encoding acyl-CoA dehydrogenase family protein gives MEHVFTTQHHEDLRQRVREFAERVVRPLIPEMEASRTALVGLSRLIAEQGWIGATIDPVYGGMGAGHLAKTVIIEELSRVSGAMGAMVQASQLGVAKIIHFGDESQKRTWLPRIAGGQVLPTIAVTEPGSGGHVAGMESSAVRDGDDYILNGRKVFVGNSHVGDVHGVVVRTGPGSKGMTAFLVESDRPGFSLAEQVPSMGLHGFSFGELIFDDCRVPAANRLGEEGEGLAVAYSSSVLYGRPNLTAVSLGIHQAVFEETARYCGEVQRYGKSLGHLPNVKIELGRMLQRLTLARQSAYLAAHLLDQGRPCDVELMTAKLFNVESSIESAQASMKMHAACGLFTDRPVERYLRDALHIYAPAGTSEIQGLRLGEFALGENKGQWSERLADLVRSPRFESRETELSPVGELV, from the coding sequence GTGGAACACGTCTTCACAACTCAACATCACGAGGATCTGCGGCAGCGTGTACGCGAGTTCGCCGAGCGTGTGGTAAGGCCACTGATACCCGAGATGGAAGCCTCCCGTACCGCTCTGGTAGGTCTCTCCCGACTGATCGCCGAGCAGGGCTGGATCGGCGCGACGATCGACCCGGTCTACGGCGGCATGGGCGCGGGGCATCTCGCCAAGACGGTCATCATCGAGGAACTGTCCCGTGTCAGCGGCGCGATGGGGGCGATGGTCCAGGCCTCCCAGCTCGGCGTCGCCAAGATCATCCACTTCGGCGACGAGAGCCAGAAACGGACCTGGCTGCCGAGGATCGCCGGGGGGCAGGTGCTGCCGACCATCGCGGTCACCGAGCCGGGGTCGGGGGGCCACGTAGCCGGCATGGAGAGCAGCGCCGTGCGGGACGGCGACGACTACATCCTCAACGGCCGCAAGGTCTTCGTCGGCAACAGCCATGTGGGAGACGTGCACGGCGTCGTCGTCCGCACCGGTCCGGGCTCCAAGGGCATGACGGCCTTCCTCGTCGAGTCCGACCGTCCCGGCTTCTCCCTCGCCGAGCAGGTGCCCTCCATGGGCCTGCACGGCTTCAGCTTCGGGGAGCTCATCTTCGACGACTGCCGGGTGCCGGCCGCCAACCGGCTCGGCGAGGAGGGCGAGGGCCTGGCCGTCGCCTACTCCTCCTCGGTGCTCTACGGCCGCCCCAACCTGACGGCGGTGTCCCTGGGCATCCACCAGGCGGTGTTCGAGGAGACCGCCCGGTACTGCGGCGAAGTGCAGCGCTACGGAAAGTCGTTGGGGCACCTGCCCAACGTCAAGATCGAGCTGGGGCGGATGCTGCAGCGCCTCACCCTCGCACGGCAGAGCGCCTACCTCGCGGCGCATCTGCTGGACCAGGGCCGGCCCTGCGACGTGGAGCTCATGACCGCCAAGCTCTTCAACGTCGAGTCGTCCATCGAGTCGGCCCAGGCATCCATGAAGATGCACGCGGCCTGCGGCCTGTTCACCGACCGCCCGGTGGAGCGCTATCTGCGCGACGCCCTCCACATCTACGCACCCGCCGGCACCTCCGAGATCCAGGGCCTCAGACTCGGTGAGTTCGCCCTCGGCGAGAACAAGGGCCAGTGGTCCGAACGTCTCGCCGACCTGGTCCGTAGCCCGCGGTTCGAGTCGCGGGAGACGGAGCTGAGCCCGGTCGGCGAGCTGGTCTAG
- a CDS encoding roadblock/LC7 domain-containing protein, with translation MTEQVRPGPRLDWLLDGLVERIPEIRCAIVLSGDGLLVGKSKDIRFDDAEHLSAVGSGMHSLARGVARHFHGGEVQQTVIQMERAFLFVTAAGRGARLAAIAAEEVDVGIMAFEMGTLVKQVGKYLSAAPRTETPSGYVQDA, from the coding sequence ATGACAGAGCAGGTACGACCCGGTCCCCGGCTGGACTGGCTGCTGGACGGACTCGTGGAACGGATACCCGAGATCCGCTGTGCCATCGTGCTGTCCGGGGACGGCCTCCTCGTCGGCAAGTCGAAGGACATCCGCTTCGACGACGCGGAGCACCTGTCCGCGGTCGGCTCGGGAATGCACAGCCTGGCCAGGGGCGTGGCCCGGCACTTCCACGGCGGCGAGGTCCAGCAGACGGTCATCCAGATGGAGCGGGCGTTCCTCTTCGTCACCGCCGCCGGCCGGGGCGCGCGGCTGGCCGCGATCGCCGCGGAGGAGGTGGACGTCGGGATAATGGCGTTCGAGATGGGCACGCTGGTCAAACAGGTCGGCAAGTACCTGAGCGCGGCGCCCCGTACGGAAACCCCGTCCGGTTACGTGCAGGACGCGTGA
- a CDS encoding ATP/GTP-binding protein — protein sequence MVSVSSGPVVPTALKILIAGGFGVGKTTLVGSVSEVTPLATEEHLTAAGRGVDDLRGVGKKVATTVALDFGRITISPELVLYLFGTPGQDRFWFMWDDLSSGALGAVVLADTRRLESSFAAVDFFESRGIPFAVGVNCFDGRREVDAEQVRQALALAPTVPVVLCDVRERQSSKEVLLAVLGAARRRMEARLVAAGLRPG from the coding sequence ATGGTGTCCGTCAGCTCCGGACCGGTCGTACCCACCGCTCTGAAGATCCTCATCGCGGGTGGCTTCGGCGTCGGCAAGACCACCTTGGTGGGCTCGGTGAGCGAGGTGACCCCGCTGGCGACCGAGGAGCACCTCACCGCGGCGGGCCGGGGTGTGGACGACCTCAGGGGGGTCGGGAAGAAGGTCGCGACCACCGTCGCCCTGGACTTCGGCCGCATCACCATCTCGCCCGAGCTGGTGCTCTATCTCTTCGGTACGCCGGGCCAGGACCGCTTCTGGTTCATGTGGGACGACCTCTCCAGCGGCGCCCTCGGGGCCGTGGTCCTCGCCGACACCCGGCGGCTGGAGAGCTCCTTCGCCGCGGTGGACTTCTTCGAGTCCCGCGGTATCCCGTTCGCGGTCGGCGTCAACTGCTTCGACGGCCGCCGTGAGGTCGACGCCGAGCAGGTGCGCCAGGCGCTCGCCCTGGCGCCCACCGTGCCGGTCGTTCTCTGCGACGTACGCGAACGTCAGTCCAGCAAGGAGGTCCTGCTGGCGGTGCTCGGTGCGGCCCGCCGGAGGATGGAGGCCCGGCTGGTGGCCGCGGGCCTCCGGCCGGGCTGA
- a CDS encoding ATP-binding protein, which translates to MFGLPAMPASAGEARRTMRELLDEWRVPAGTREDVLLITSELVTNALTHTDSEWIVCRLHITGGRLRIEVEDQNSGHAQPARRRPGPDDQNGRGLMLVGLLSSGWGVRDTPQRSGRVVWAELPSEGRESAEPAPPTAPPGHRPAPAPDLTDPSWT; encoded by the coding sequence GTGTTCGGGCTTCCGGCGATGCCCGCCTCGGCGGGCGAGGCGCGCCGGACCATGCGCGAACTGCTCGACGAGTGGCGGGTGCCCGCGGGGACCCGCGAGGACGTCCTGCTGATCACGTCCGAGCTCGTCACCAACGCGCTCACGCACACGGACAGCGAGTGGATCGTGTGCCGGCTGCACATCACCGGCGGTCGGCTCCGGATCGAGGTCGAGGACCAGAACAGCGGCCACGCGCAGCCCGCCCGGCGTCGTCCGGGCCCCGACGACCAGAACGGGCGAGGGCTCATGCTGGTCGGCCTGCTCAGCAGCGGCTGGGGGGTCCGGGACACCCCACAACGGTCCGGTCGCGTCGTCTGGGCAGAACTGCCGTCGGAGGGCCGGGAATCCGCCGAACCCGCCCCTCCGACGGCCCCACCGGGCCACCGGCCCGCCCCCGCACCCGACCTGACCGACCCGTCCTGGACGTAG
- a CDS encoding helix-turn-helix transcriptional regulator → MTAETDWGGAPSVLRMILGRQLEELRTRAGLTFEQAGEAIGVSHSTIRRMEAAKVARLRLADVEKLLQVYGVRDQQEIETFLKSVREANKRGWWHTYRDVLPDWFAAYLSLEQAALQIRAYEAQFVHGLLQTEEYARALLGAGNPHAATEATERRVALRMRRQELLTREQPPRLWVVMDETVLRWPVGGPDVMRAQIDHLIELNRLPHVTVQLMPFRTGPHPAMRAGAFHLFRFRAPELPDIVYLSGLVGAVYLDKGDDVVVYREALDRLGAQSAPARKTEVLLGAIRKEL, encoded by the coding sequence GTGACCGCGGAGACCGACTGGGGTGGAGCCCCCTCCGTGCTGCGCATGATCCTCGGCAGACAGCTGGAGGAGCTGCGCACCCGTGCCGGGCTGACCTTCGAGCAGGCGGGCGAGGCGATCGGGGTGAGCCACTCCACGATCCGCCGCATGGAGGCCGCCAAGGTCGCCCGGCTCCGCCTCGCGGACGTCGAGAAACTGCTCCAGGTCTACGGCGTCCGGGACCAGCAGGAGATCGAGACCTTCCTGAAGTCGGTCCGCGAGGCCAACAAGCGTGGCTGGTGGCACACCTACCGCGACGTGCTGCCCGACTGGTTCGCCGCCTATCTCAGTCTGGAGCAGGCGGCGCTGCAGATCCGCGCGTACGAGGCACAGTTCGTGCACGGCCTGCTCCAGACGGAGGAGTACGCGCGCGCCCTGCTCGGCGCGGGCAATCCGCACGCGGCGACCGAGGCCACCGAGCGGCGGGTGGCGCTGCGGATGCGGCGTCAGGAACTCCTCACCCGTGAGCAACCGCCGCGGCTGTGGGTGGTGATGGACGAGACGGTGCTCAGATGGCCGGTCGGCGGGCCGGACGTGATGCGCGCGCAGATCGACCATCTGATCGAGCTGAACCGGCTGCCGCATGTGACGGTCCAGCTCATGCCGTTCCGCACCGGCCCGCATCCGGCGATGCGGGCCGGTGCGTTCCACCTCTTCCGGTTCAGGGCACCCGAGTTGCCGGACATCGTCTACCTCAGCGGTCTGGTGGGCGCCGTGTATCTCGACAAGGGGGACGACGTCGTCGTCTACCGCGAGGCCCTGGACCGGCTGGGCGCGCAGTCGGCGCCCGCCCGCAAGACCGAGGTCCTCCTCGGTGCGATACGCAAGGAGCTGTGA
- a CDS encoding DUF397 domain-containing protein, with protein sequence MKARDLGTQDWHRPWSDDAGGACVEVKRLADGRVAVRQSTDPDGPALLFTPREMTSFLDGVKAGEADFLL encoded by the coding sequence ATGAAGGCCCGTGACCTCGGCACCCAGGACTGGCACCGGCCGTGGAGCGACGACGCGGGCGGTGCCTGCGTGGAGGTGAAGAGGCTCGCCGACGGCCGCGTCGCCGTGCGCCAGTCGACCGATCCCGACGGCCCGGCACTGCTCTTCACCCCCCGGGAGATGACCAGTTTCCTGGACGGCGTGAAGGCGGGCGAGGCCGACTTCCTGCTCTGA
- a CDS encoding SAM-dependent methyltransferase, whose amino-acid sequence MPDNGWPADRIDTEHAHSARIYDYILGGKDYYPADKEAGDAMAHEWPALPVHMRANRDWMNRAVRWLAEKAGMRQFLDIGTGIPTSPNLHEIAQSVAPESRVVYVDNDPIVLTLSQGLLASTPEGRTAYIEADFQDPETVLGSPEFLETLDLSKPVALTVIAIVHFVLDEDDAVGIVRRLLEPLPSGSYLAMTIGTAEFAPEEVGRVAREYAARDMPMRLRTVDEAHEFFDGLELVEPGIVQVHKWNPDGTGEQNIRDEDIAMYGAIARKP is encoded by the coding sequence TTGCCCGACAACGGATGGCCGGCCGACCGGATCGACACCGAGCACGCGCATTCCGCGCGTATCTACGACTACATCCTCGGTGGCAAGGACTACTACCCGGCCGACAAGGAGGCCGGGGACGCGATGGCGCACGAGTGGCCGGCCCTGCCGGTCCACATGCGCGCCAACCGCGACTGGATGAACCGCGCGGTGCGCTGGCTCGCCGAGAAGGCCGGCATGCGCCAGTTCCTCGACATCGGAACCGGTATCCCCACCTCACCCAACCTCCACGAGATCGCCCAGTCGGTGGCCCCCGAGTCCCGGGTCGTCTACGTGGACAACGACCCGATCGTCCTCACCCTGTCCCAGGGACTACTGGCCAGCACCCCCGAGGGCCGGACCGCGTACATCGAGGCCGACTTCCAGGACCCGGAGACCGTCCTCGGCTCCCCCGAGTTCCTGGAGACCCTCGATCTGAGCAAGCCGGTCGCGCTCACCGTGATCGCGATCGTGCACTTCGTCCTCGACGAGGACGACGCGGTCGGAATCGTCCGTCGTCTCCTCGAACCACTCCCCTCCGGCAGCTACCTGGCGATGACCATCGGCACCGCCGAGTTCGCCCCTGAGGAAGTGGGCCGCGTCGCCCGCGAGTACGCGGCGCGTGACATGCCGATGCGGCTGCGCACCGTCGACGAGGCCCACGAGTTCTTCGACGGTCTCGAACTCGTCGAGCCCGGCATCGTCCAGGTCCACAAGTGGAACCCGGACGGCACGGGCGAGCAGAACATCCGCGACGAGGACATCGCGATGTACGGGGCGATCGCCCGGAAGCCCTGA